Genomic segment of Aquarana catesbeiana isolate 2022-GZ linkage group LG02, ASM4218655v1, whole genome shotgun sequence:
TCCAATCCTGCAGCTACAACCCTACACTGCTTCTCTTGCTCCTGGATAAGCTTCAGgaagcctagcagcctggggcgacataacacacgtccacccagacagccgtccaggtggcacagaaccccgatcacctgactccatccaaatGAATAGGCTCTAAATTGGCCAAGGGACCAatgaaacccctgccaattggctgagacaccccatccatccatagtctgaccttgctacacccttgtcaatctaatgccaccagcaagcgccacctagtgacaaaagagaaaaggtacagcaatccagagttagagaggaatcagtggatcttctaacaatcagcCAGGATGATTAATATCTGATAAAataaatttattagcaaccctgcctaaacaccagggtgctacattagtTATTTTCATtggtatgatttagtggtgaaaatAATTAGTGCCCCCCCTGTATCTTATATGCTCCCCACCCCCATATATTGTTCCAAGAGTCATCACTAATGACAGATGCTCACTTTTCTGTTTATTGCAAATGTCATGGCAGCTAGTTGGGGCTCTCAATGTCTTAGAAGGTCTTTCTTGTTGGTAAATTTTGGAGAATGGTATGTTGAGCCCATCTCAGATATGGTTGTCTCTTCCTATAATAGGATAAGCTGGTAATACAGTAGTGATTGTTAGGGTGTATCCGGGGTAGTAAATTATCCACAGGTTTTGTTCACTGGGGGCCCTGACATTAATGTTTGTGGCAGGTCATCAAAGGCCCTAGACCTATAAGGAGGTCAGTTTTATTTGGTTGATTCTGCTTTTATCGTATAATATGTTTTATAACTATTTTGTAATTGTTATTTAAAATGAATATCTACTATAGTCAtttaactccaaaaaaaaaagttgtcagcaGGTCATCGGGTAAGATTAAAATAGTTGTTTGGTAATAAAGGTAAATTGCGGAAAGCCTCTGTTTCTGAAATCCCTATAGCCATGTGCTTACCCCCACGTCCCCCTTGAAATCTCCATtgattttgcattggtacatgttccctaaGGCAGTGCCCATCTACCCATTGCCTTTGTTTGACAAATCCTTGTCTGTTAGCCTCGAAAATGGgcaaaattgtttttttaagaCTCGTCCTCTATTGACTTCACTGGGGTTTGGATTaaagtttggaatttttgttgAGTTAGATGAACTGCCGCAAATTGAACTCAGGGTGGTTCAGTCATCCCTACTCAGGTATATTGTGATGTTTGGGGGTTATTTAGTTAAAGTGTGGAGCTCACCAGTGAGTAGAGTCCATGCCAGTTCTGCTGttttaagggcttgttggcccacttttattaaacaataCGAATATTCCATCCAGGATTCCCATGGGTTTCAACTTCACACAGCAATAATGCTAatgaaaaataccaagccacctggctctctggtcagcactgctgctcaggccttgacctcggtcctcttgaccctaTAACAGTGTCCCTGTTCCATAGACACTCTGTACCTCTGCTGGCACCCTCTTTTACAGCTTCCTTGCTGCTCCAGCTCACAGGCTTGGGCCCTCCATCTGCTCTATTAGACTGTACCGTGCAGACACGCAGGCTTCTCTCTAGCACAccaggactcctcaggagggtggagcccagaaccctggtcctgactcTACTCTTAGCCCAGGACCTACTGCACAATCTgtctcctggctgttcccaaaacctggtcccaggattggagaccAGCCACCCCGATCGCTataaaatctccaggctccaggtccccaactggattttatcaaccacagaggaaactgaaAACACAGTCCCCTCCAAATTAAACAagcaccctggagcccctcaacctgcctatttgagaaccctAGACAACAAGCACCATGATAGGGAAccgtactgtcacaatatataaatGCATTTCATGCATTcagattttaattttttctttaatttaacaATAGAGTCTCTTTTAAAGGCATCTGCTGATAATAACAATGTTGAGATATCAAAATTTACACTTTCATACTCCGCTGGGATGATGAAGTTAtcagcagtccccccccccctcccttgtaaCCTCATTAGGCTCCATCTCCAGAGGCCATAGCCACCTTGTACTTGTATATAATGGTGCAGAAAATGCAGAACACACAATGGGAAGCCTAAAGACACTTTAGCGTAAACGGTTTGGATCACAAGGGAGCTTCTTGTGCCTTTGGTTTTGTGTTGTGATCTCTAGAACATTCTCTAGAACAACACATGTCTGCCTTGAACCGAGTGTTTCCCCCGAGTTCCACATCAGAGGAAAGAAATCTTCAGCTCGTTCACCATGTTCCATGCTGTGATATAAGGTTAGAGAGGCAATGAAAAGTCAGtttatgtattttattgtatatattaatGTACATATGTTTTTACTGAGCTGATCGATTGTAAGATTTAAAACATTTCCAGAGTTGAGTGGTAGGAAGGGACAGTGGTGAAGTTAAGTGCAGCAGGGACAGTCCAGCAGAATCACTGCAGGTTCAGGTTTCTCCTGACATACATCAACTTTGTTTTTGAGCTGCATTATGGTATTAGCTACTTTAGATACCCAACATCGCCCCAACCTTTAGTGCAACAGTTCCCAGTGGGGTAGTCAGAATGACAGTGGCCACGGGATAGTCTCTCAGACAGATGACACTCACTTATTCACCAGGAATCAGCTTTCCAGCAACTTGTCAGATCATGGCAGCCCAACAACACTCCCAGAGTCAAGTAGCGTGACAACCTCTTGTCCATTAATCTGCACCAAATCCTCATGCTGATTTACAGGCCACATACACCGCCCATGTCACATTCCATCAGCTTGTCCAGCTTTTTGGCATTGGGTTGCCAGAAGATCCAGTTGGTGGCAGGGCCAGCAAAGCACCTCCTGGGGTTTTTGATCAACTTACCAGTTCTTAGAATGGTTAGGTGCTTAGGTGCTAATCACAGGAGTATTACACATCAGGGGGACCTACTGCAGTTGTCCTCTCACATCTTACCACCTCATTGCTCTAAAGCAGCTTTCTATCAATAAAGGGCTCCAAAAAAAGCCCTCTATACAGTTGTAATATTCAACAGCCGTTTCATCCAGGGATAGGGGTTCAGACTGGGCCACCTAACGTTATAGTTCTTTGGGAAGATTGCCTATCAAACAGTTCAGAGTGACTTGCTCCACAATCATAGCGGGGGTTAGCATCTCAGGGAAAAGCCAGACTTGGAGAAGGTGCATTAAGGCTTACACCTGTGAATGTGCAGGTTTAGTCTTGTCAAAGTGTCAGACATGGACCTGACTTACCCATATAGTAAGAGTCAGCCCCAGCCAGGCCAATATTTCAGCCTTCAACAGCTTATATTCAAGTTCTGATTCTGGAGAATGCCTTCTGGGATCTGCAATCAGAAAAGGGGCCAGTTCATCTACCCAGCCTGTCTCAAGCAGCCCTTCTCTAATTGCATCCTACACAAAAAGGGCCAGATAGGCTTCAATGCTGTCTGCAGCAGTCATCTTTCATAGAGCACGCTACAGGGCCTTCCGCAGGTCAGTCAACATAGCGGAGCCATCTTAGAGTTTTCCATCTCACTGGGTCACTGCGTTCTGTAGGGCTGCCATTTGTTCAGTCAGCAAATGGTTAGTTTCTTGTTGGACTCTGATTGCCTGCACCAGGGCCTGCTGGTGTGCAACTATCATATGATCATGGTGGGCATGTGCTTGTATATGGCCAGTTCCAGCTGCCTAATCAGCTCCTCAATTCCTTTTCCTGTTGTTTTTAAATCTGGTGTGAATTTAACCAACAACATAGGATTGGCCTCCACCCTTCAAACTACCTGCATTCTCCACCAGTTTTCAGGATCAAGGGGGAAACTTAATGTTGGCTTTATTGGCCAGCAAAAGTCAAAATAAATACAGATTTTTCCATTTTCTTCAATGCAAACAAATTAATAACAGGTTCTTGTTAGCTCAATAAACAGTCTTTAAACAGAGACAGATATGTGTGTAGTTTCGACACAGATTCAAACTACAAGAGAGAGTAGGCAGGCAGGGAGGCAGACAAATAAGCACTATCCTAATGTTTTGGCAGTGTTAAAAATTTCAATCTCTGCAGATTGGAATGGAAAGGTAATTTCTATAAGATGTTTGTGTAGCCATTATATGTTACATCAATGTTGTAGCAAATATCTTGTATCAAACAGTGATTCATGGTTATCTACTGGTAGCTTATCAATACATAAGAACTCAGCACTGTGTCATATTTGTGGGGAAACACATGTCCTGTGTTTGGAATAACTATCTCTCTGGGATTTAACCATATATGGCTATGAAATGCTTTGGTGCTAAGGTGCCAGCACCGGATTCTGCTGCTTCAAGGTATAAGTGCCTATAGTCTGTACGGTCATGTTTCATTATTGCAGAATCTAAGAGGATatcttaaagattttttttaaactacacAAAGGTAGACAATTGGTCATCACACCCTTATTAGCTTGCTGGACACCCCATTCCAAAACAATGGCCTTAAATATGGAGCATGACATTTTTCACTTTGTAACTATAACATTGTCTCTTCTTCTGGGAAGTCTTTCCATGAGCTTTGgagagtgtctgtgggaatttgtgcccatttgtgggtCCAGGTAATTATGCTGGCTAAGAGGGCCTGGCTACCAATCAACTAcaaattcatcccataggtgtttggtaaggatgaggtcagggctctgtgtaggacacTCAAGTTCtaccacaccaaactggtcacaccatgtctttatgaagctggctttgtaTACAGGGGCACGCTTATGCTGAAAAAGAAAAGTGTCTTCCCCAAACTGacaccacaaggttggaagagcacaactgTCTAAAATGTCTCTGTATGATTTAGTATTAGCAGTACCCTTCACAGGGAACACTTGAACTCCATAATTTGGAAGGGAGTCAAGATAGTTTTGCCCATATAGTGGAGAGCTACTCGTGGTTTATCTTCTGTTCTCTACAATGACTTTGTATGATGTAGTATTACTAGTACTTGAAACACCTGAACGCCATCATTTGGAGGAGGGTTTGATTTACTTTTGACCATATATTGTAGTGCTGACTCACTCATGGTTTATCTTCTGTTCTCTATCTTCTATTATCTCTACAGAGCTTCTCCACTGACAGCTGTTCAACCCCTGCAGATAAAGGCCCTGTCCGCTCTATGAACAACCAAACTGTTAATTTTGAATTTGAACTTACTGGTTTCCCAGGAGTCCCTCAGAATTTCTATATGTTAATGTCATTCCTTTTATTTATTATGTACAACATAATGTTTAGCACCAATGGAGCTGTTTTCATTGTAATCATCCTAAAGAAGAAGCTGCACAAGCCTATGTACCTTCTAATCGCTAACTTAGCATTTTCTGCCTTTCTCTTCGACACGGCTACCTTGCCTAAAATGATTGCTAAATATTGGTTAGATGGTGGAAAAATATCTTTCCTCGCCTGCTTTGTGCAAATGCATCTGGTCCACTGGCTGGCTATAATGGACTCTCTAATCCTCACAATGATGGCGTTTGACCGGTACATTGCTATCTGCAATCCACTAAGGTATTCATCTACAATTACCTACAAATTGACCATATATGTCTGCAGTTTTATGTGGTTCTGCTCAGCTACTATCTTAATAGACACAATAATAATTGCAAAATATCCATTCTGTGGTTCGAATAAGGTCGTAAGCTTCTACTGCAGCAGCTCAAACATATTGCGCTTGGCTTGCGCCAATGTTACCTCTACTAGAGAAGTTCTTTCCACTGTTGGCTTGGTGGTACTTTTTGGGACTCTAGCCCTCATCATTTTATCCTATGCCGCAATCTTGCTTTCTGTCCTTTCATTGAAACATTGGACTGGCTGGAGAAAGGCGTTTCATACATGTGTTACACACTTATTTGTCAATGCCCTATTTTATGTCCCACGGGTCTTTGTCTACCAAGCCAGTTATCTAAAATTGGTCCTCAGTCCTGACCTGGGGGTCTTTCTCATTGTCTTACAATCCTATCTGCCACATTTAGCCAACCCTTTTATATACTGTCTGAGGACCGAGGAGATCAAGAACATTATTTCCAGTACTTTAAAAGAAATATTAAATTGGAAGTATAATTGATGGCTTTGCTatttgtatttgttttggtttatttgatTAATAAATTGCAAGTTGTGTCTGCTTCTTCTTTTATTCTACATcagttacaagttttttttttgccaatatagCAGTAGTACTGTGTTAGCATTTGAATAATGCAGCAAGTTTGAAGTTTAAGTGATACCTTTTATTGGCTAACTTAGGTTATTCAAGATGAAAGCTTTCAGGATGCTATAGAAAGCTTTATACAAATGCAAGTTTGGAGTTTAgtgctgaattccaggaattcagccagtTTGTAAGATGTGCTGGCATCCTATAAGTTAAATCCAATGAGGCAAAAAAATGgtatacaaaaaaggataaatggcgctagaacata
This window contains:
- the LOC141126424 gene encoding olfactory receptor 6B9-like, with product MNNQTVNFEFELTGFPGVPQNFYMLMSFLLFIMYNIMFSTNGAVFIVIILKKKLHKPMYLLIANLAFSAFLFDTATLPKMIAKYWLDGGKISFLACFVQMHLVHWLAIMDSLILTMMAFDRYIAICNPLRYSSTITYKLTIYVCSFMWFCSATILIDTIIIAKYPFCGSNKVVSFYCSSSNILRLACANVTSTREVLSTVGLVVLFGTLALIILSYAAILLSVLSLKHWTGWRKAFHTCVTHLFVNALFYVPRVFVYQASYLKLVLSPDLGVFLIVLQSYLPHLANPFIYCLRTEEIKNIISSTLKEILNWKYN